One segment of Myotis daubentonii chromosome 11, mMyoDau2.1, whole genome shotgun sequence DNA contains the following:
- the LOC132212514 gene encoding LOW QUALITY PROTEIN: bile salt-activated lipase-like (The sequence of the model RefSeq protein was modified relative to this genomic sequence to represent the inferred CDS: deleted 1 base in 1 codon), with protein MGRLELAVLGLACCLAVVSAATLGVVHTEGGFVEGINKKLGLFGIGGRSVDIFKGIPFATSPKALENPQLHPGWQGTLKAKDFKQQCLQITLTQLNTRGSEDCLYLNIWVPQGQKEVSQNLPVMIWIFGGAFLFGSGQGFNFFSDYQFDGEEIATRGNVIVVTFNHRIGPLGFLSTGDANLPGNYGLRDQHMAIAWVKRNIEAFGGDPDNITIFGQSSGSVSVSLQILSPYNKGLIRRAISQSGVALTPWAIQKNPLSWAKGIAKKVGCPLDDTARMAKCLKATDPRALTLAYKMPLLGRKYPGLYYLGLLPVVDGDFIPDDPINLFANAADIDYIAGTNDMDGHLFASIDLPAINVALLTVTGEDFFKLVSWATIAKGPRGANATFDFYTASWAEDSSQEAKKKTVVDFETDVLFLMPTKMAVAQHRANAKSARTYTYLFSHPSRIPLYPSWVGAEHGEDLQYVFGKPFATPLIYRSQDRTVSQTMIAYWTNFARTGDPNQGHMAVPTQWEPYTQENGNYLEINKKMDGQSMKQHLRSSYLQYWTQTYQALPTVNGDGATLVPSSDDSEAPPEPPTGDSEGAQMPAAIGF; from the exons ATGGGGCGCCTGGAGCTGGCTGTCTTAGGCCTCGCCTGCTGCTTGGCAGTAGTGAGCGCAGCAACG ctgggtGTGGTGCACACGGAAGGGGGCTTCGTGGAGGGCATCAACAAGAAGCTTGGCCTCTTCGGCATCGGTGGCCGCTCTGTGGACATCTTCAAGGGCATCCCCTTCGCCACCTCGCCCAAGGCCCTGGAGAACCCCCAGCTGCACCCTGGCTGGCAAG GGACCCTGAAGGCCAAGGACTTCAAGCAGCAATGCCTGCAAATCACTCTCACCCAGTTAAATACCAGGGGCTCCGAGGACTGCCTCTACCTCAACATCTGGGTCCCCCAGGGCCAGAAGGAAG tttcccagaaCCTGCCTGTCATGATCTGGATCTTCGGAGGAGCCTTCCTCTTTGGGTCTGGCCAAGGGTTCAACTTCTTCAGTGACTATCAGTTCGACGGGGAGGAGATCGCCACGCGGGGCAACGTCATTGTGGTCACCTTCAACCACCGTATTGGGCCGCTGGGCTTCCTCAGCACCGGGGACGCCAACCTGCCAG GTAACTATGGCCTTCGGGACCAGCACATGGCCATTGCGTGGGTGAAGAGGAACATTGAGGCCTTTGGGGGGGACCCCGACAACATCACCATCTTTGGGCAATCATCCGGAAGTGTCAGCGTCTCTTTGCAG ATCCTCTCTCCCTACAACAAGGGCCTCATCCGGCGAGCCATCAGCCAGAGCGGCGTGGCGCTGACCCCCTGGGCCATCCAGAAGAACCCTCTCTCCTGGGCCAAGGGG ATCGCCAAGAAGGTGGGCTGTCCCCTGGATGATACTGCCAGGATGGCCAAGTGTCTGAAGGCCACCGACCCCCGGGCCCTGACGCTGGCCTATAAGATGCCCCTGTTGGGACGGAAGT ACCCAGGCCTGTACTATTTGGGCCTCCTCCCCGTCGTGGATGGAGACTTCATCCCCGACGACCCCATCAACCTTTTTGCCAACGCGGCCGACATCGACTACATCGCTGGCACCAACGACATGGACGGCCACCTCTTTGCCAGCATTGACTTGCCAGCCATCAATGTGGCCTTGCTGACCGTCACAGG GGAGGACTTCTTCAAGCTGGTCAGCTGGGCCACCATTGCCAAGGGGCCCAGAGGTGCCAATGCCACCTTTGACTTCTACACGGCGTCCTGGGCCGAGGACTCCTCCCAGGAGGCCAAGAAGAAGACGGTGGTGGACTTTGAGACCGACGTCCTTTTCCTGATGCCCACGAAGATGGCCgtggcccagcacagagccaacGCCAA gAGTGCCCGGACCTACACCTACCTGTTCTCCCATCCTTCTCGCATTCCGTTGTACCCCAGCTGGGTGGGCGCCGAACACGGTGAGGACCTCCAGTACGTGTTTGGGAAGCCCTTCGCCACCCCCCTGATCTACCGGTCCCAAGACAGGACTGTCTCCCAGACCATGATCGCCTACTGGACCAACTTTGCCAGAACTGG ggaccccaaccagggccacaTGGCTGTGCCCACCCAATGGGAGCCCTACACCCAGGAAAACGGCAACTACCTGGAGATTAACAAGAAGATGGATGGCCAGTCCATGAAGCAGCACCTGAGGAGCAGCTACCTGCAGTACTGGACCCAGACCTACCAGGCACTGCCCACTGTGAATGGAGACGGGGCCACCCTCGTGCCCTCCTCGGACGACTCTGAG GCTCCCCCTGAGCCCCCCACTGGTGACTCTGAGGGGGCTCAGATGCCCGCAGCCATTGGCTTCTAA
- the LOC132212515 gene encoding LOW QUALITY PROTEIN: bile salt-activated lipase-like (The sequence of the model RefSeq protein was modified relative to this genomic sequence to represent the inferred CDS: deleted 1 base in 1 codon), with protein sequence MGRLELAVLGIACCLAVANSASLGVVHTEGGFVEGVNKKLGLFGIGGRSVDIFKGIPFAAPPKALENAQPHPGWQGTLKAKNFKQRCLQITLTQLNTRGSEDCLYLNIWVPQGQKEVSQNLPVMIWIFGGAFFFGTGQGLKFFSDYQFDGEEITTRGNVILVTFNHRVGPLGFLSTGDANLPGNYGLRDQHMAIAWVKRNIAAFGGDPDNITIFGQSSGSVSVSLQILSPYNKGLIRRAISQSGVALTPWAIQKNPLFWAKGIAKKVGCPLDDTARMAKCLKATDPRALTLAYKMPLLGRKYPGLYYLGLLPVVDGDFIPNDPINLFANAADIDYIAGTNDMDGHLFASVDLPAINVALLTVTGEDFFKLVSGLTIAKGPRGANATFDFYTASWAEDSSQEAKKKTVVDFETDVLFLMPTKMAMAQHRANAKSARTYTYLFSHPSRIPLYPSWMGADHITELPYVYGKPFDNPLIYRAQDRTVSRTMIAYWTNFARTGDPNQGHSAVPTQWEPYTQENDNYLEINNKMDGQSMKRHLRSSYLQYWTQTYQALPTVNGDGATLVPSSDDSEAPPEPPTGDSEGAQMPAAIGF encoded by the exons ATGGGGCGCCTGGAGCTGGCTGTCTTAGGCATCGCCTGCTGCTTGGCAGTAGCGAACTCAGCATCG ctgggcgTGGTGCACACGGAAGGGGGCTTCGTAGAGGGCGTCAACAAGAAGCTTGGCCTCTTCGGCATCGGCGGCCGCTCTGTGGACATCTTCAAGGGCATCCCCTTCGCCGCCCCGCCCAAGGCCCTGGAGAACGCCCAGCCGCACCCCGGCTGGCAAG GGACCCTGAAGGCCAAGAACTTCAAGCAGCGATGCCTGCAAATCACTCTCACCCAGTTAAATACCAGGGGCTCCGAGGACTGCCTCTACCTCAACATCTGGGTCCCCCAGGGCCAGAAGGAAG tttcccagaaCCTGCCTGTCATGATTTGGATCTTCGGAGGGGCCTTCTTCTTTGGGACCGGCCAAGGGTTAAAGTTCTTCAGTGACTATCAGTTCGACGGGGAGGAGATCACCACGCGGGGCAACGTTATATTGGTCACCTTCAACCACCGTGTTGGGCCGCTGGGCTTCCTCAGCACTGGGGACGCCAACCTGCCAG GTAACTATGGCCTTCGGGACCAGCACATGGCCATTGCGTGGGTGAAGAGGAACATTGCGGCCTTCGGGGGGGACCCCGACAACATCACCATCTTTGGGCAATCATCTGGAAGTGTCAGCGTCTCTCTGCAG ATCCTCTCTCCCTACAACAAGGGCCTCATCCGGCGAGCCATCAGCCAGAGCGGCGTGGCGCTGACCCCCTGGGCCATCCAGAAGAACCCTCTCTTCTGGGCCAAGGGG ATCGCCAAGAAGGTGGGCTGCCCACTGGATGATACTGCCAGGATGGCCAAGTGTCTGAAGGCCACCGACCCCCGGGCCCTGACGCTGGCCTATAAGATGCCCCTGTTGGGACGGAAGT ACCCAGGCCTGTACTATTTGGGCCTCTTGCCTGTCGTGGATGGAGACTTCATCCCCAACGACCCCATCAACCTTTTCGCCAACGCGGCCGACATCGACTACATCGCTGGCACCAACGACATGGACGGCCACCTCTTTGCCAGCGTTGACTTGCCAGCCATCAATGTGGCCTTGCTGACCGTCACAGG GGAGGACTTCTTCAAGCTGGTCAGTGGGCTCACCATTGCCAAGGGGCCCAGAGGTGCCAATGCCACCTTTGACTTCTACACGGCGTCCTGGGCTGAGGACTCCTCCCAGGAGGCCAAGAAGAAGACGGTGGTGGACTTTGAGACCGACGTCCTCTTCCTGATGCCTACGAAGATGGCCatggcccagcacagagccaacGCCAA gAGTGCCCGGACCTACACCTACCTGTTCTCCCATCCTTCTCGCATTCCGTTGTACCCAAGCTGGATGGGCGCCGACCACATCACTGAACTCCCCTACGTGTATGGGAAGCCCTTCGACAACCCTCTGATCTACCGGGCCCAAGACAGGACTGTCTCCCGGACCATGATCGCCTACTGGACCAACTTTGCCAGAACTGG ggaccccaaccagggccacTCGGCTGTGCCCACCCAATGGGAGCCCTACACCCAGGAAAACGACAACTACCTGGAGATTAACAACAAGATGGATGGCCAGTCCATGAAGAGGCACCTGAGGAGCAGCTACCTGCAGTACTGGACCCAGACCTACCAGGCACTGCCCACTGTGAATGGAGACGGGGCCACCCTCGTGCCCTCCTCGGACGACTCTGAG GCTCCCCCTGAGCCCCCCACTGGTGACTCTGAGGGGGCTCAGATGCCCGCAGCCATTGGCTTCTAA